TGCGGCCACGGGCCTAGGCTTTGTTTTTGGACCTGCAATTGGCGGGATCTTTTCAAAAATCAGCTTAAATATGCCTTTTTACTTAGCTAGTGGTTCCTCCTTGATTACATTAATCCTTGTTTTTCTATTACTTAAAGAATCATCTGATAAAAAGAAAACCGTTAAAAGAGACTCTATTTGGAAAGCTTTTAATACCAATGTTTCAGTTCTATTCTTTGTACAATTATTGATTTCTTTATCACTTTCCGGATTGGAAGCTACCTTTGCTTATTTCGCTGCCAAAAGAGCGGGTCTGGGCAGTACTCAACTTGGTTATATTTTTATGATTATGGGATTTGGCAGTGCCTTAGTTCAGGGCGGATTAGTCGGCCGATTTACAAAAAAGTATGGAGAAAGATCGGTTATCCAAGGTGGAATTATTATTTCCGCCATTGGTTTTGGATTAATATTACTTGTACATAGTTTTACAACTGCAGCAATTTTCTTAACGATTTTCGGATTAGGAAATGGCGTAATTCGTCCAAGTGTCTCCTCTTTACTTACGAAAATGTCTACTGCTGGGCATGGAAGTTCAACAGGTCTGTTATCATCCTTTGATTCTCTGGGACGGATTATCGGACCACCGATTGGTGGCTGGCTTTTTTCACTATCCATTGGTCTTCCTTATATCTCTGGTGCCATCATTTCAATGGCGGCGTTACTATTATTTGTTTTATTTCGACCACAAGTAGCCACTATTAAATCAACGAATATGTAAATTGTACGTGTCATATGTTTCTAGGACATGCATAGAATGGGTTATAAGGATTGATGTATAAAGGAGCCTAGTAGAATGAAACGAAAAACCTTTATGAATGTATGTTTCCTTATTGCCATTTTGGTCTTTGCCGCCTATCTTGATTCACCCTTTTCTTTTTTAAATAAGAACTATTCGTATTCTGCTGACCAGCCTGTAATGGCACAGCCAGTTGATGTAGAGCCGGCAGAAGATACTCCCGTGTTGGAAGAAAAGCTTGAAAAGCGTGAAAAAGTGGATGGTTATATCCTTGAGACCTATGAGGAATTTGAAGTCTATAAAGACAAAGATGGAAATGTTGTAAAAAGTGAACCTACCGGGAAAACAGACACACTTAAATATTGGGATTATAACAATGAAGACCGCTAATGTTTAGCGGTCTTTTTGAAAGGAGGCAATAAATTGAAAGTCACAATCGGTATTACTTCCTTTAATAGAAAGAAATATTTAGCTAAGCTTCAACACTCCTTATATTTATCGCATAATTTAGATTCATGTAACATTCGAATCTATGACGATTGCAGTACCGAATTAACCATCTCAGACATAAAACAACTTTTTCCAACTGCACTGACAATTACTCAAAGAAATCATAATATGGGGCCTGATCGAAATTTAAGACAAATGTATGTTGATTTTCTAGAAACGGAAGATGATGCCTTGGTGACCATGGATTCAGACCTTATTTGTCGACCTGACTGGTTGACTTTTACAAAAGATCATTTTCACCATACGAAAGGCATCATGAGTTTGTATAATTCTAAACGACATAAACCATTTAAAACAAACTTGATTAATGGAAATATCTTTTTAGAAAAAAATCATATTG
The window above is part of the Bacillus sp. SORGH_AS_0510 genome. Proteins encoded here:
- a CDS encoding glycosyltransferase family 2 protein, whose product is MKVTIGITSFNRKKYLAKLQHSLYLSHNLDSCNIRIYDDCSTELTISDIKQLFPTALTITQRNHNMGPDRNLRQMYVDFLETEDDALVTMDSDLICRPDWLTFTKDHFHHTKGIMSLYNSKRHKPFKTNLINGNIFLEKNHIGAAGSIISREIVNEIVQTLPPSDSFDWKWSELLRRKRIPMLVSNESYFQHIGLQGYNCDGIRTIDYGLNFHPLHEVNQEYLNEYQQEYLNIRKR
- a CDS encoding MFS transporter, translating into MQTKTALPLLFVVMFLVMVGFGIIIPVLPFYAKEIGANPTELGLLMAVYSLMQLIFAPIWGQVSDRIGRKPVMMIGITGLALSFFIQAISSQLWMLFVARILGGILSSANMPTAMAYVADITTEENRGKGMGIIGAATGLGFVFGPAIGGIFSKISLNMPFYLASGSSLITLILVFLLLKESSDKKKTVKRDSIWKAFNTNVSVLFFVQLLISLSLSGLEATFAYFAAKRAGLGSTQLGYIFMIMGFGSALVQGGLVGRFTKKYGERSVIQGGIIISAIGFGLILLVHSFTTAAIFLTIFGLGNGVIRPSVSSLLTKMSTAGHGSSTGLLSSFDSLGRIIGPPIGGWLFSLSIGLPYISGAIISMAALLLFVLFRPQVATIKSTNM